One window from the genome of Roseomonas haemaphysalidis encodes:
- a CDS encoding EscU/YscU/HrcU family type III secretion system export apparatus switch protein: MSEDSGQEKTLDASQRKLQQAREKGDVPASREGSSFGLYAAMLMAVGLAGGLAARRMGEVLLPLIEQPDAFLELTQHGLREAGHAALQAMGLALLPVFGLLVAGALLPHLLQNTVVFSGERLRPKWSHVSPMAGLKRIFGLKALFEFGKSVAKAAAVALACWIVGRPLFEDSAGMVGLDPAAFPGIATHMIIAVLAAVTLVAGVIAAVDISFQRFEYARRQRMTLQEMREEMRSTDGDPHVKAARRKKQRQGSQRRMMADVPTATVVLTNPTHFAVALRYERGQDDAPVCVAKGVDALALRIRALAHDAGVAVIEDRPLARALYASVDVGGIIPPAHFEAVAKVIGIVWAQKGLARR; this comes from the coding sequence ATGTCCGAGGACAGCGGCCAGGAAAAAACCCTCGACGCGTCGCAGCGCAAGCTGCAGCAGGCGCGCGAAAAGGGCGACGTCCCCGCCTCGCGCGAAGGGTCCTCCTTTGGCCTTTATGCCGCGATGTTGATGGCGGTCGGCCTGGCTGGCGGGCTGGCGGCGCGGCGCATGGGCGAGGTGCTGTTGCCGCTGATCGAGCAGCCGGACGCTTTTCTGGAACTGACCCAGCACGGGCTGCGCGAGGCCGGCCACGCCGCGTTGCAGGCGATGGGCCTGGCGCTGCTGCCGGTGTTCGGCCTGCTGGTGGCGGGCGCTCTGCTGCCACACCTTTTGCAGAACACCGTGGTGTTTTCCGGCGAGCGGCTGCGGCCGAAATGGTCGCATGTCTCTCCGATGGCAGGGCTGAAGCGGATCTTCGGCCTGAAGGCCCTGTTTGAGTTCGGCAAGAGCGTGGCCAAGGCCGCCGCCGTGGCGCTTGCCTGCTGGATCGTCGGCCGCCCGCTGTTCGAGGACAGCGCCGGCATGGTGGGGCTCGACCCCGCCGCGTTTCCCGGCATCGCCACCCACATGATCATCGCGGTGCTGGCCGCCGTGACGCTGGTGGCCGGCGTGATCGCCGCCGTCGACATCAGTTTCCAGCGCTTCGAATACGCCCGCCGCCAGCGCATGACATTGCAGGAAATGCGCGAGGAGATGCGCTCCACCGACGGCGACCCGCACGTCAAGGCGGCGCGGCGCAAGAAGCAGCGCCAGGGCTCGCAGCGCCGCATGATGGCGGACGTGCCGACCGCCACCGTGGTGCTCACCAACCCCACCCACTTCGCCGTGGCCCTGCGCTATGAGCGTGGACAGGACGATGCGCCGGTCTGCGTGGCCAAGGGTGTGGACGCGCTGGCCCTGCGCATCCGCGCGCTGGCGCATGACGCGGGCGTCGCGGTGATCGAGGACCGGCCGCTGGCGCGTGCCTTGTATGCCAGCGTCGATGTCGGCGGCATCATCCCGCCGGCGCATTTCGAGGCGGTGGCCAAGGTGATCGGCATTGTCTGGGCGCAAAAGGGCCTGGCCCGCCGCTGA
- a CDS encoding flagellar basal body-associated FliL family protein: MPPQPPHRRALLGGLATLLLAGTTPALAASEAPKKEFEFLPLGDFTVNLPTAGRRMSYVVVTVTLETRSEQVQSFKDVSPLLRQAVLRRLMAMSERNELRPGATDPGLLRDRLYDTLAQVREEGLKDVVITRLIHS; this comes from the coding sequence ATGCCGCCGCAGCCCCCCCACCGCCGCGCCCTGCTGGGCGGCCTCGCCACCCTGCTGCTGGCCGGGACCACGCCCGCGCTGGCGGCGTCCGAGGCACCGAAAAAGGAGTTCGAGTTTCTGCCGCTCGGTGACTTCACGGTGAACCTGCCCACCGCCGGGCGGCGGATGAGCTACGTGGTCGTCACTGTCACGCTTGAAACGCGCAGCGAGCAGGTGCAGAGCTTCAAGGATGTTTCGCCGCTGCTGCGCCAGGCGGTGTTGCGGCGCCTGATGGCGATGTCCGAGCGCAACGAGCTGCGCCCCGGGGCCACCGACCCGGGCCTGCTGCGGGACCGGCTCTACGACACCCTGGCGCAGGTGCGCGAGGAAGGCCTGAAGGATGTGGTGATCACCCGGCTGATCCATAGCTAG
- a CDS encoding flagellar hook assembly protein FlgD, with translation MATSPSAIGGVTATAGTSATAGTSATPAPTTSLSSSSQDFDRFLKLLTAQMKYQDPMQPTDPTQFVAQLAQFSQVEQQTKSNTLLTSILGEMSGSLAQNAALIGKSVQTSVSSVTLPASGAAAAVKVSVPSASTLRNLRIEVLDGNNAVARSIAANKGDTTFAFDGNNGNGTRLAAGNYTVRVVGEDASNTRQSAGSITSSGKITEVRRDSAGAMQLALENGNTVTMADIARLTQ, from the coding sequence ATGGCCACCAGCCCTTCCGCCATCGGCGGCGTGACCGCCACCGCCGGCACGAGCGCCACCGCCGGCACGAGCGCCACACCGGCGCCGACCACCAGCCTGAGCAGCAGCAGCCAGGACTTCGACCGCTTTCTGAAGCTGCTGACGGCGCAGATGAAGTATCAGGACCCCATGCAGCCGACCGATCCCACGCAGTTCGTGGCGCAGCTGGCGCAGTTCTCCCAGGTGGAGCAGCAGACCAAGAGCAACACGCTGCTGACCTCCATCCTCGGCGAGATGAGCGGCAGCCTGGCGCAGAATGCCGCGTTGATCGGCAAGAGCGTGCAAACCAGCGTCAGCAGCGTGACGCTGCCGGCCAGCGGTGCGGCCGCGGCGGTGAAGGTCTCGGTGCCCAGCGCCAGCACGCTGCGCAACCTGCGCATCGAGGTGCTGGACGGCAACAATGCCGTCGCCCGCAGCATCGCCGCCAACAAGGGCGACACGACCTTCGCCTTCGATGGCAACAACGGCAATGGCACGCGCCTGGCCGCCGGCAACTACACCGTGCGCGTGGTGGGCGAGGATGCCAGCAACACGCGGCAGTCGGCCGGCAGCATCACCAGCAGCGGCAAGATCACCGAGGTGCGCCGTGATTCGGCCGGCGCCATGCAGCTGGCGCTGGAAAACGGCAACACCGTCACGATGGCCGACATCGCGCGGCTGACGCAGTAA
- a CDS encoding flagellar hook-length control protein FliK has product MALSVGPDLAALLLAAPPEAGPRRPAAGKAAEAGVAAPADGPALPVDFAALLAAGEAIKAPAQPATAPAAPQGAPPRKGLAAGSAMPWAAFAAAAEETEALAGQHQLQPPLAPAATTAPQPPAPAAPEPSTEPVAPPQPGLADIMPLMLPAVSPQAAPPIASPATPLAMPLAAPPAVPPAMPSEAAPLAPAPTDAAAPGAVVADRAARTAGQPPQAMPSVAFAQAVASEAPADGVVVEPLLPPAAAPVEQSPMPGGTASPPAALQQATVTTAADAMPPTLRRAASRPAATATPEPAATETLATPRPADTAAMPARPMATPTAPAKAATPRPAPIEPAPAAPRAAEALPPAPADAAPQGAVPAVPDGATILPAALPDPVAAPPPPPAVATAVTAPARGEAPQPQSAPLHRAPMSEAAQQVAQHAVTAATDGVDSISVDLRPPELGRVELRLTFQDGTVQVAMAAERSDTFEALRQDRASLEQQMQQAGLQLGTGGLDLQHGRLPRPAPDAPATPRWTAEAGDSAEEIEATRPPRSDSLIDLIA; this is encoded by the coding sequence ATGGCGCTTTCGGTGGGCCCGGATCTGGCCGCATTGCTGTTGGCCGCCCCGCCCGAGGCCGGCCCCCGCCGCCCCGCGGCGGGCAAGGCGGCCGAGGCCGGCGTCGCCGCCCCGGCGGACGGGCCGGCCCTGCCCGTGGACTTCGCGGCGCTGCTGGCAGCCGGCGAGGCCATCAAGGCGCCTGCCCAGCCCGCCACCGCGCCCGCGGCGCCGCAGGGGGCGCCACCACGCAAAGGCTTGGCGGCAGGCTCGGCGATGCCCTGGGCGGCCTTTGCCGCCGCGGCCGAGGAAACAGAAGCCCTGGCCGGCCAGCACCAGTTGCAGCCCCCCCTGGCACCGGCCGCGACCACCGCGCCGCAGCCGCCGGCCCCGGCCGCCCCGGAGCCGTCGACGGAACCCGTGGCGCCGCCACAGCCCGGGCTGGCGGACATCATGCCGCTGATGCTCCCGGCGGTTTCGCCACAGGCTGCCCCCCCGATCGCGTCCCCGGCCACCCCTTTGGCCATGCCCTTGGCCGCCCCACCGGCCGTGCCGCCGGCCATGCCTTCCGAAGCCGCGCCGCTGGCCCCAGCGCCGACCGATGCAGCGGCACCCGGGGCCGTGGTGGCGGATCGTGCCGCCCGCACGGCCGGCCAGCCGCCCCAGGCGATGCCTTCCGTGGCTTTCGCGCAGGCCGTGGCGAGCGAGGCACCGGCCGACGGGGTGGTGGTGGAACCGCTCCTGCCGCCCGCCGCCGCGCCTGTCGAGCAATCGCCGATGCCTGGCGGCACGGCATCCCCGCCCGCTGCCTTGCAGCAGGCCACGGTTACGACCGCTGCGGATGCGATGCCGCCCACCCTCCGCCGCGCCGCTTCCAGGCCGGCGGCAACGGCAACGCCAGAGCCCGCCGCCACTGAAACGCTGGCTACCCCGCGCCCGGCCGACACGGCCGCGATGCCGGCCCGCCCCATGGCCACGCCGACCGCGCCGGCCAAAGCGGCGACGCCCCGGCCGGCGCCCATCGAGCCGGCGCCAGCGGCACCCAGGGCCGCCGAAGCGCTACCCCCGGCGCCCGCGGATGCGGCACCGCAGGGTGCGGTGCCGGCGGTGCCCGACGGCGCCACGATCCTGCCGGCGGCGCTGCCCGACCCCGTGGCCGCCCCGCCGCCGCCGCCAGCCGTGGCAACCGCCGTCACTGCCCCGGCCCGCGGCGAGGCGCCCCAGCCCCAGTCCGCGCCGCTGCACCGCGCGCCGATGAGCGAAGCGGCGCAGCAGGTGGCGCAGCATGCCGTGACGGCCGCCACCGACGGCGTGGACAGCATCTCGGTCGACCTGCGCCCGCCGGAGCTGGGGCGGGTCGAACTGCGGCTGACCTTTCAGGACGGCACCGTGCAGGTGGCGATGGCCGCAGAGCGCAGCGACACCTTTGAAGCGCTGCGGCAGGATCGCGCCAGCCTGGAGCAGCAGATGCAGCAGGCCGGGCTGCAGCTTGGCACCGGCGGGCTGGACCTGCAGCACGGCCGCCTGCCGCGCCCGGCGCCGGATGCCCCCGCCACGCCGCGCTGGACAGCCGAGGCCGGCGACTCCGCCGAGGAGATCGAGGCCACCCGCCCGCCACGATCAGACAGCCTGATCGACCTGATCGCCTGA
- a CDS encoding protein phosphatase CheZ, whose translation MTLPSLPSAGPQQGLARIAGHVAAISGEVDRLLGVRIPVPGEDDRLAQAVVEMRAMSKLLAETRAEIVGLSPPPTGIGDTLDAVVAETETAAMEIMQQAERAQAAAGRLTDGSTTDSKADLAEVSDAAMSILMACAFQDITGQRIRKVLSAMRHVEGRVATLVALMGIGQEERPDRLDGAAAGSDAALLNGPSAAHEGGLGQTAVDDLFN comes from the coding sequence GTGACCCTGCCTTCCCTGCCTTCCGCCGGGCCGCAGCAGGGGCTGGCGCGCATCGCCGGCCATGTCGCCGCGATCTCCGGCGAGGTCGACCGCCTGCTCGGCGTGCGCATCCCCGTGCCGGGGGAAGACGACCGCCTGGCACAGGCGGTGGTCGAGATGCGCGCCATGTCGAAGCTGCTGGCGGAAACGCGGGCGGAGATCGTCGGGCTGTCGCCGCCGCCCACCGGCATCGGCGACACGCTGGACGCCGTGGTGGCGGAAACCGAGACCGCCGCCATGGAGATCATGCAGCAGGCGGAACGGGCGCAGGCCGCCGCCGGCCGCCTGACCGACGGCAGCACCACCGACAGCAAGGCCGATCTGGCCGAGGTGTCGGACGCGGCCATGAGCATCCTGATGGCCTGCGCGTTTCAGGACATCACCGGCCAGCGCATCCGCAAGGTGCTGTCCGCGATGCGCCATGTGGAAGGCCGCGTCGCCACGCTGGTGGCGCTGATGGGCATCGGCCAGGAAGAGCGGCCGGACCGCCTGGACGGTGCCGCCGCGGGGTCCGACGCCGCGCTGTTGAACGGCCCCAGCGCCGCGCATGAGGGCGGGCTGGGCCAGACGGCGGTGGACGACCTGTTCAACTGA
- a CDS encoding response regulator, translated as MKILVVDDYPTMRRIVRNLLDQIGFKEVEEAGNGAEALEKIKVSRYDMVISDWNMEPMTGLELLKHVRADAALAKTPFIMVTAESKTENVVAAKQAGASQYIVKPFTAETLKAKIASVVG; from the coding sequence ATGAAGATCTTGGTGGTGGACGATTATCCGACGATGCGCCGCATCGTGCGAAATTTGCTGGACCAGATCGGCTTCAAGGAAGTCGAGGAAGCCGGCAACGGGGCCGAGGCGCTCGAGAAGATCAAGGTGTCGCGCTACGACATGGTCATCTCCGACTGGAACATGGAGCCGATGACCGGGCTGGAGCTGCTGAAGCACGTCCGGGCCGATGCCGCGCTGGCCAAGACGCCGTTCATCATGGTCACCGCCGAAAGCAAGACCGAGAACGTCGTGGCCGCCAAGCAGGCCGGCGCCTCGCAGTACATCGTGAAGCCGTTCACGGCGGAAACGCTGAAGGCGAAAATCGCCTCCGTCGTCGGCTGA
- the minC gene encoding septum site-determining protein MinC, with protein MNTSMPHPAAPAASMAPPLRMRGRVHPFLTVEIADVAVQELDHALTARMAAMTGMFRHAPTILDLSALPAASAPRVAEAVALLRRRGLVPAAFRAQDGAVEQAALASGLGRVLEAEPRQNLSAERMRRPPVIVSEPVRSGQRIYAAEADLIVLQSVSPGAELLADGCIHVYGTLRGSASAGLGEDSSARIFAKIFDAEMVSIAGLFLGAEDFPQGWAKRPAQISLTDGALRFGALS; from the coding sequence ATGAACACCTCGATGCCCCACCCGGCGGCCCCGGCCGCGTCCATGGCTCCGCCGCTGCGCATGCGGGGCCGGGTGCATCCGTTTCTGACGGTCGAGATCGCCGACGTCGCGGTGCAGGAGCTGGACCACGCGCTGACCGCCCGCATGGCGGCGATGACCGGCATGTTCCGCCACGCGCCCACCATCCTGGACCTTTCCGCGTTGCCGGCCGCCTCGGCGCCGCGGGTGGCCGAGGCGGTGGCGCTGCTGCGCCGGCGCGGGCTGGTGCCCGCCGCCTTCCGGGCGCAGGACGGGGCGGTGGAACAGGCGGCGCTGGCCAGCGGCCTTGGCCGCGTGCTGGAAGCCGAGCCGCGGCAGAACCTGTCGGCCGAGCGCATGCGCCGCCCGCCGGTGATCGTCAGCGAGCCGGTGCGCTCCGGCCAGCGGATCTACGCGGCGGAAGCCGACCTGATCGTGCTGCAGTCGGTGTCCCCCGGCGCGGAGCTGCTGGCGGACGGCTGCATCCACGTCTACGGCACGCTGCGCGGCTCGGCCTCGGCGGGGCTGGGCGAGGATAGTTCCGCCCGCATTTTTGCGAAAATCTTTGATGCCGAAATGGTCTCGATCGCCGGGCTTTTCCTGGGCGCCGAGGACTTTCCGCAGGGCTGGGCCAAGCGCCCGGCCCAGATCAGCCTGACCGACGGCGCGCTGCGCTTCGGCGCGCTGTCCTGA
- the minD gene encoding septum site-determining protein MinD, with protein sequence MSATVITVTSGKGGVGKTTTTAAFGAALALAGHRVCVVDFDMGLRNLDLVMGVEKRVVYDFLHVADGTASLGQALVRDKRVPNLFLLATSQTADKDALTPAGIDHVMNLLRAEFDYILCDSPAGIEHGAMMALQHADHALVICNPEVTSVRDADRIMGYIAARSRRAQAGLAPVREHLVVTRFSEDRARRGEMLSLAEIQDILAMPLLGVIPDSPQVLRASNAGRPASLDAASAPGRAYRAACARFLQDTRPVAARAPQAPGFLAALAETAQRGLLRRLFRTA encoded by the coding sequence ATGTCCGCGACCGTCATCACCGTCACCTCCGGCAAGGGTGGCGTCGGCAAGACCACCACCACCGCCGCCTTCGGCGCCGCCCTCGCGCTGGCCGGCCACCGCGTCTGCGTGGTCGACTTCGACATGGGCCTGCGCAACCTCGACCTCGTGATGGGGGTGGAGAAGCGCGTGGTCTACGACTTCCTGCACGTGGCCGACGGCACCGCCAGCCTCGGCCAGGCGCTGGTGCGCGACAAGCGGGTGCCCAACCTGTTTCTGCTGGCCACCTCGCAGACCGCGGACAAGGACGCGCTGACGCCCGCCGGCATCGACCATGTCATGAACCTGCTGCGCGCCGAATTCGACTACATCCTGTGCGACAGCCCGGCCGGCATCGAGCACGGCGCCATGATGGCGCTGCAGCACGCCGACCACGCTCTGGTGATCTGCAACCCCGAGGTCACCTCCGTGCGCGATGCCGACCGCATCATGGGCTACATCGCGGCCCGCTCGCGCCGCGCGCAGGCCGGCCTCGCCCCCGTGCGCGAGCACCTGGTGGTCACCCGCTTCAGCGAGGACCGTGCCCGGCGCGGCGAGATGCTGTCGCTGGCCGAGATCCAGGACATCCTGGCCATGCCGCTGCTGGGCGTCATTCCGGACAGCCCGCAGGTGCTGCGCGCCAGCAATGCCGGCCGCCCGGCCAGCCTGGATGCCGCCAGCGCGCCCGGCCGCGCCTACCGCGCCGCCTGCGCCCGCTTTCTGCAGGACACCCGGCCCGTGGCCGCCCGCGCCCCGCAGGCGCCGGGCTTTCTGGCCGCGCTGGCCGAAACGGCGCAGCGCGGCCTGCTGCGCCGGTTGTTCCGCACGGCCTGA
- a CDS encoding helix-turn-helix domain-containing protein translates to MSMLITASQCRMARAAVGLTLRELSQAAGVSVNTLSRIEGQGNVTSRTLAKVQDVLVRQGAVFRRDGSVGVGDRPGNSSTTMAALIGPAA, encoded by the coding sequence ATGTCCATGCTGATCACCGCCTCGCAGTGCCGCATGGCGCGCGCGGCCGTCGGGCTGACGCTGCGCGAGCTGTCGCAGGCGGCCGGCGTTTCGGTCAACACGCTGAGCCGCATCGAAGGGCAGGGCAACGTCACCAGCCGCACCCTGGCCAAGGTCCAGGACGTGCTGGTGCGGCAGGGCGCGGTGTTCCGGCGGGACGGCTCGGTCGGCGTCGGCGACCGGCCGGGAAACAGTTCGACCACAATGGCGGCCCTGATCGGGCCCGCGGCCTAG
- a CDS encoding DUF4170 domain-containing protein, with amino-acid sequence MTDPLENREIWVVWGGIFRDTSFQELEPGTEELLGPFHSAQAAEKAWLERMRRMVDIASHRLFVLRAMPAPRVP; translated from the coding sequence ATGACCGATCCGCTTGAGAATCGGGAGATCTGGGTGGTGTGGGGCGGGATCTTCCGCGACACCTCCTTCCAGGAGCTGGAGCCCGGCACCGAGGAGTTGCTCGGTCCGTTCCACAGCGCGCAGGCGGCCGAGAAGGCTTGGCTGGAGCGCATGCGGCGGATGGTGGACATCGCGTCCCACCGGCTGTTCGTGCTGCGCGCCATGCCGGCGCCGCGGGTGCCGTGA
- the kdsA gene encoding 3-deoxy-8-phosphooctulonate synthase, producing MAPHPIVALGPAGPSQVRFGSTLPVAVIAGPCQLESRAHALEVASALREIAQRLGIGMVFKTSFDKANRSSGNAARGIGLEAALPIFAEIRESLGLPVLTDVHDAGQCAPVAEAVDVLQIPAFLCRQTDLLLAAAATGRAVNVKKGQFLAPWDMRNVVSKLAGGGATDILLTDRGTSFGYNTLVSDFRGLPIMAGFGAPVVFDATHSVQQPGGLGDSSGGQREFVPVLARAAVAVGVAGLFIETHPDPDHAPSDGPNMVPLRQFEGLLRELQEIDALAKAQAARRAAVAA from the coding sequence ATGGCCCCCCATCCCATCGTCGCCCTCGGCCCTGCCGGCCCGTCCCAGGTCCGCTTCGGAAGCACGCTGCCGGTTGCCGTGATCGCCGGCCCCTGCCAGCTGGAAAGCCGGGCGCATGCGCTGGAGGTCGCCTCGGCCCTGCGCGAGATCGCACAGCGCCTCGGCATCGGGATGGTGTTCAAGACGTCGTTCGACAAGGCCAACCGCAGCAGCGGCAATGCCGCGCGCGGCATCGGCCTGGAAGCCGCGCTGCCGATCTTCGCCGAGATCCGCGAAAGCCTTGGCCTGCCGGTGCTGACGGACGTGCACGACGCCGGGCAATGCGCCCCCGTGGCCGAGGCGGTGGACGTGCTGCAGATCCCCGCCTTTCTGTGCCGCCAAACCGACCTGCTGTTGGCCGCCGCGGCCACCGGGCGCGCGGTCAACGTCAAGAAGGGCCAGTTCCTGGCGCCGTGGGACATGCGCAACGTCGTCAGCAAGCTGGCCGGCGGCGGGGCCACCGACATTCTGCTGACCGACCGCGGCACCAGCTTCGGCTACAACACCCTGGTGTCCGACTTCCGTGGCCTGCCGATCATGGCGGGGTTCGGCGCGCCTGTGGTGTTCGACGCCACGCACTCCGTGCAGCAGCCGGGCGGCCTGGGCGACAGCTCGGGCGGCCAGCGCGAGTTCGTGCCGGTGCTGGCGCGCGCGGCGGTCGCCGTCGGCGTCGCCGGCCTGTTCATCGAAACCCATCCCGACCCGGACCACGCGCCTTCCGACGGCCCCAACATGGTGCCGCTCCGCCAGTTCGAGGGGCTGCTGCGCGAGTTGCAGGAGATCGATGCCCTGGCCAAGGCCCAGGCCGCCCGCCGCGCGGCGGTGGCGGCGTGA
- a CDS encoding 3-deoxy-manno-octulosonate cytidylyltransferase, producing the protein MKRPVILIPARLAATRLPGKPMAVIAGEPMIVAVWRRAMEADVAPVWIATDSEDIAEAVRAAGGQAVMTGTHHPSGSDRVFEAVGRIDPDGQYDAIINVQGDLPTVSPATIRAAALPLEDPEVAIGTPVAVIRRDEEKTASSVVKMVGTPLGGGRFRALYFTRATAPWGEGPLHHHIGLYAWRRAALARFVALPPSPLEQREKLEQLRALEAGMRIDAVEVGEVPLGVDTPADLERARAMLGGSGTR; encoded by the coding sequence GTGAAGCGCCCGGTCATCCTGATCCCGGCGCGGCTCGCCGCCACGCGGCTGCCCGGCAAGCCCATGGCGGTGATCGCCGGCGAGCCGATGATCGTCGCCGTGTGGCGCCGCGCCATGGAGGCCGACGTGGCGCCCGTCTGGATCGCCACGGATTCCGAGGACATCGCGGAAGCCGTGCGCGCCGCCGGCGGCCAGGCGGTGATGACCGGCACGCACCACCCTTCCGGCTCCGACCGGGTGTTCGAGGCGGTGGGGCGCATCGACCCCGACGGGCAGTACGACGCCATCATCAACGTGCAGGGCGACCTGCCCACCGTATCGCCCGCCACCATCCGCGCCGCCGCCCTGCCGCTGGAGGACCCGGAGGTGGCGATCGGCACGCCTGTCGCGGTGATCAGGCGGGACGAGGAAAAGACCGCGTCCAGCGTGGTGAAGATGGTGGGCACGCCGCTGGGCGGCGGGCGCTTCCGCGCGCTGTACTTCACGCGCGCCACGGCGCCCTGGGGCGAGGGGCCGTTGCACCACCACATCGGCCTGTATGCCTGGCGCCGCGCCGCGCTGGCGCGCTTCGTGGCGCTGCCGCCCTCGCCGCTGGAACAGCGCGAAAAGCTGGAGCAGCTCCGCGCGCTGGAAGCCGGCATGCGGATCGACGCGGTGGAGGTGGGCGAGGTGCCGCTCGGCGTCGACACGCCGGCCGACCTGGAGCGGGCGCGGGCCATGCTGGGCGGGAGCGGCACGCGGTGA
- a CDS encoding KpsF/GutQ family sugar-phosphate isomerase, which produces MTAAQTQAAGDAAMAEAVMASARRTVLVEAEGVRALHAALDGELGERLVEAVGCMQSSGGRVIVTGMGKSGHVARKIASTLASTGTPAHFVHPAEASHGDLGMIHGSDVVLALSWSGEAPELADIVAYTRRFGVKLVAITSRAASALGSAADVPLVLPAMPEACPNGLAPTTSTTMQMAMGDVLAVALLSLRGFTASDFRQFHPGGKLGAQLRRARDLMHAGEDLPVVPADAMLSHAIVEMTGKRLGVTAVVDGEGRLAGVITDGDVRSAMEGGFVDRPVSSIMTRNPRRIGPDMLVQEALAMMHKARITSLFVVEDTQLLGVLHIHDLLREGVA; this is translated from the coding sequence GTGACGGCCGCGCAAACGCAAGCGGCAGGCGACGCCGCCATGGCGGAAGCGGTCATGGCCTCCGCCCGCCGGACCGTGCTGGTCGAGGCGGAAGGCGTCCGCGCCCTGCATGCGGCGCTCGATGGCGAACTCGGCGAAAGGCTCGTCGAGGCGGTCGGCTGCATGCAATCCTCCGGTGGCCGCGTGATCGTCACCGGCATGGGCAAGTCGGGGCATGTGGCGCGCAAGATCGCCTCCACCCTGGCGTCCACCGGCACGCCCGCCCATTTCGTGCACCCGGCCGAGGCCAGCCACGGCGACCTCGGCATGATCCATGGCTCGGACGTGGTGCTGGCGCTGTCCTGGTCGGGCGAAGCGCCGGAGCTGGCGGATATCGTCGCCTATACCCGCCGCTTCGGGGTGAAGCTGGTGGCCATCACCTCGCGCGCCGCCAGTGCGCTGGGCAGCGCCGCCGACGTGCCCCTGGTGCTGCCGGCGATGCCCGAGGCCTGCCCCAACGGGCTGGCGCCCACCACCTCCACCACCATGCAGATGGCCATGGGCGACGTGCTGGCCGTGGCGCTGCTTTCGCTGAGGGGCTTTACCGCCTCGGACTTCCGGCAGTTCCATCCCGGCGGCAAGCTCGGCGCGCAGCTGCGGCGTGCGCGCGACCTGATGCATGCGGGCGAGGACCTGCCGGTGGTGCCGGCGGATGCCATGCTGTCGCACGCCATCGTGGAGATGACGGGCAAGCGGCTCGGCGTCACCGCCGTGGTGGACGGGGAAGGGCGGCTCGCCGGCGTGATCACGGATGGCGACGTGCGCTCGGCGATGGAAGGCGGCTTCGTGGACCGGCCAGTGAGCAGCATCATGACCCGCAACCCCCGGCGCATCGGGCCGGACATGCTGGTGCAGGAAGCGCTGGCGATGATGCACAAGGCGCGCATCACCAGCCTGTTCGTGGTGGAGGACACGCAGCTCTTGGGCGTGCTGCACATCCACGACCTGCTGCGCGAGGGCGTGGCCTAG
- a CDS encoding D-sedoheptulose-7-phosphate isomerase, with the protein MNDMAGTGASGRNWGPWLDGYFDLYRQALATDGIQDKLVAFHDLAVQVRERKGKLMFAGNGASASIASHGAVDFTKQGRTRAVDFNEPNLITCLSNDFGYENFMAKAVEFYADDGDALVLISVSGKSPNALAAAKYARSRGIKVVSFTGSAADNPLRALSDIDFWIGSRAYNVVEGIHMVWLTTVVDMLVGQAEYAVA; encoded by the coding sequence ATGAACGACATGGCAGGCACGGGCGCGTCCGGCAGGAACTGGGGCCCCTGGCTCGACGGCTATTTCGACCTGTACCGCCAGGCCCTGGCGACGGACGGCATCCAGGACAAGCTGGTGGCCTTCCATGACCTCGCGGTGCAGGTGCGCGAACGCAAGGGCAAGCTGATGTTCGCCGGCAACGGCGCCAGCGCCTCCATCGCCTCGCACGGCGCGGTGGACTTCACCAAGCAGGGCCGCACCCGCGCGGTGGACTTCAATGAGCCCAACCTGATCACCTGCCTGTCCAACGACTTCGGCTACGAGAACTTCATGGCCAAGGCCGTGGAATTCTACGCCGACGATGGCGACGCCCTGGTGCTGATCTCGGTGTCCGGCAAATCGCCCAACGCGCTCGCGGCGGCGAAGTATGCGCGCTCACGCGGCATCAAGGTGGTGAGCTTCACGGGCTCCGCCGCCGACAACCCGCTGCGCGCGCTGTCCGACATCGACTTCTGGATCGGCTCGCGCGCCTACAACGTGGTGGAAGGCATCCACATGGTGTGGCTGACCACGGTGGTGGACATGCTGGTGGGCCAGGCGGAATACGCGGTGGCCTGA